The following proteins are co-located in the Helicobacteraceae bacterium genome:
- the clpP gene encoding ATP-dependent Clp endopeptidase proteolytic subunit ClpP: protein MSYYIPYVIERTGRGERSYDIYSRLLKDRIVMLGGEIDDAVASSIVAQLLFLEAEEPQKDIYLYINSPGGVITSGMAIYDTMQYIKPDVATICIGQAASMGAFLLSCGAKGKRHALPNSRIMLHQPLGGAQGQATDIEIQAKEIVRVKAIINEILAQNTGKPLKTIQNDTDRDFFMSAKEALNYGIIDAVVEKSLK from the coding sequence ATGAGTTACTATATTCCCTATGTGATCGAGCGAACCGGACGCGGCGAGAGAAGCTACGATATCTATTCGCGTCTGCTTAAAGATCGGATAGTAATGCTCGGCGGCGAGATCGACGACGCGGTGGCAAGCTCCATCGTAGCCCAGCTTCTGTTTTTGGAAGCGGAAGAGCCGCAAAAGGACATCTACCTATACATCAATTCGCCCGGCGGCGTGATTACCAGCGGAATGGCGATCTACGACACGATGCAGTATATCAAGCCCGACGTGGCGACGATCTGCATCGGGCAAGCCGCGTCGATGGGCGCGTTTTTGCTCTCGTGCGGCGCGAAGGGCAAGCGCCACGCGCTACCTAACTCGCGCATTATGCTTCACCAGCCGCTTGGGGGCGCGCAGGGACAGGCGACCGATATAGAGATACAGGCAAAAGAGATCGTTCGCGTCAAGGCGATAATCAACGAGATATTGGCGCAAAACACGGGAAAGCCGCTTAAAACGATTCAAAACGACACCGATCGCGATTTTTTTATGAGCGCGAAAGAGGCGTTAAATTATGGCATAATAGACGCGGTTGTAGAAAAGAGTCTAAAGTAG
- a CDS encoding tetratricopeptide repeat protein: MRAISGFLLLVFVVRLCAEEPIEPKFILKDPIVKPDDEDAVKAYRIGTAMLQEDRALEASKYLLRAIELEPTFVDAIDHLGVAYRKLNMYDKAEEVYKQSIKINPENVVPRLNLALLYQLSGRLNESIQAYEEVSRLAPDDPEPYYGIGSVYQSQSDYNRSITYFDAAIARYAATKSDLIYDAYMNQAENHYQLKSYEKTLEFCKEINRRYPIEPYCLDRIKELEAR; the protein is encoded by the coding sequence GTGAGAGCAATAAGCGGTTTTTTGCTATTGGTTTTTGTCGTTCGCCTTTGCGCCGAAGAGCCTATAGAACCAAAGTTTATACTAAAAGACCCGATTGTAAAACCGGACGACGAAGACGCCGTGAAGGCTTATCGTATCGGCACGGCGATGTTGCAAGAAGATAGAGCTTTAGAAGCCTCTAAATATCTGTTAAGAGCGATCGAGTTAGAGCCGACGTTTGTCGATGCGATCGATCATTTAGGAGTCGCGTATCGCAAACTAAATATGTATGATAAAGCCGAAGAGGTTTATAAGCAATCTATAAAGATCAATCCAGAAAACGTTGTTCCGCGCCTTAATTTAGCGTTGCTGTATCAACTAAGCGGTCGCCTAAACGAATCGATTCAAGCATACGAAGAGGTTTCAAGGTTAGCGCCGGACGATCCCGAACCGTATTATGGAATCGGAAGCGTATATCAGTCGCAAAGCGACTATAACCGATCGATTACATATTTTGACGCGGCGATAGCAAGATACGCGGCGACAAAATCCGATTTGATTTATGACGCGTATATGAATCAAGCCGAAAACCACTACCAATTAAAATCATATGAAAAAACGCTGGAGTTCTGCAAAGAAATAAACAGGCGCTATCCAATCGAACCCTATTGCCTCGATCGGATCAAAGAGCTTGAGGCTCGCTAA
- a CDS encoding NAD(P)H-hydrate dehydratase — protein sequence MIALYESVESLDKRAVERFAMSEELLMEHAALAMAREIFKRFDRGEVLIVCGAGNNGADGLALARLLSAREGFAPKVYLPFGTKCELGEKQLRRVKALGIAQVEAIEPSDILIDALFGGGLNRELGESAAEIVKALDDTRAFKIACDIPSGVSGDGSFDVCAKMDLTVTMGAPKLALFSDKVKDRVGEIVVADLGIPRDAYALSADAFLLEESDLNLPFRHTQDSHKGTYGHLAVVMGDKAGAAALCATAALRFGAGLTTIISKERHIYIPFDLMQAQKPAETTNAIAFGMGLGEAYLDEELLDIIGDLPAAIDADALSRPFIRDLLEQNRPVVLTPHPKEFASLLDRCGLGVYKTADIQEKRMALSLAFGKAFPNAILVLKGANTIITSGARRFINPLGSSALAKGGSGDALTGMIGALLAQGYSPLDSAICASLAHALAAKRFKGANFAMTPSDLIESLKTL from the coding sequence GTGATCGCCCTTTACGAATCGGTCGAGAGCTTAGACAAACGCGCCGTAGAGCGTTTTGCTATGAGCGAAGAGCTGTTGATGGAACACGCCGCTTTGGCTATGGCGCGCGAGATATTTAAGCGCTTTGATCGCGGCGAAGTCCTTATAGTATGCGGCGCGGGCAACAACGGCGCGGACGGGTTGGCGTTGGCTAGGCTGCTTAGCGCGCGCGAGGGCTTCGCCCCTAAGGTTTATCTGCCCTTTGGAACAAAATGCGAACTCGGCGAAAAGCAGTTGAGGCGCGTTAAAGCGCTTGGGATCGCGCAGGTCGAGGCGATCGAGCCGTCGGATATTCTGATAGACGCGCTCTTTGGCGGCGGGCTAAACCGCGAGCTAGGCGAAAGCGCCGCCGAAATCGTAAAGGCGCTAGACGATACGCGCGCCTTTAAGATCGCCTGCGACATTCCAAGCGGCGTTAGCGGCGACGGCTCTTTTGATGTATGCGCCAAGATGGATTTGACCGTAACGATGGGCGCGCCTAAACTCGCCTTGTTTAGCGACAAGGTTAAAGATCGCGTCGGCGAAATCGTCGTAGCCGATCTGGGTATTCCGCGAGACGCTTACGCGCTTAGCGCGGACGCTTTCTTGCTAGAAGAGAGCGATCTGAATTTGCCTTTTCGTCATACGCAAGACAGCCACAAAGGAACTTACGGTCATCTAGCCGTCGTGATGGGAGACAAAGCGGGAGCCGCGGCGCTATGCGCTACGGCGGCGCTTCGTTTCGGCGCGGGATTGACGACGATAATTAGCAAAGAGCGGCATATCTATATCCCGTTTGATCTTATGCAAGCCCAAAAACCCGCCGAAACGACTAACGCGATCGCGTTTGGAATGGGGCTTGGCGAGGCGTATCTGGACGAGGAGCTGCTGGATATTATCGGCGATCTGCCCGCCGCGATCGACGCGGACGCGCTTTCGCGCCCCTTTATTCGCGATCTGTTGGAGCAAAACAGACCCGTCGTGCTAACCCCTCACCCAAAAGAGTTTGCCTCTTTGCTGGATCGGTGCGGTCTGGGGGTTTATAAGACGGCGGATATACAGGAAAAACGAATGGCGCTAAGTTTAGCGTTTGGCAAGGCTTTTCCAAATGCGATCTTGGTTCTCAAAGGCGCCAACACGATCATAACAAGCGGCGCTCGGCGTTTTATCAATCCGCTTGGAAGCTCCGCGTTAGCCAAAGGCGGCAGCGGCGACGCGCTTACGGGCATGATCGGCGCGCTATTAGCGCAAGGCTACAGTCCGCTGGATTCGGCGATCTGCGCCTCGTTAGCGCACGCGCTGGCGGCTAAACGCTTCAAGGGGGCAAACTTTGCTATGACCCCTAGCGATCTGATCGAGTCGCTGAAAACGCTTTAA
- the def gene encoding peptide deformylase, with protein sequence MARELVLYPNKKLRQKSLAVSRFDEKLGKLLDDMHAAMIEHNGVGLAAIQVGEALRAFVVNVPNEEGEQLEENRLEFINPEIVKAEEEILWREGCLSIPEFTEEISRFTKIQLKYQDRGGKAFMIEAEGLLAIALQHEMDHLDGKLFVDRLPLLKRKKFEKEWKKTLKVNGKE encoded by the coding sequence ATGGCTAGGGAGCTTGTTTTATATCCCAATAAAAAACTTAGACAAAAATCGCTCGCCGTCTCTAGGTTTGACGAGAAGTTAGGCAAGTTGCTAGACGATATGCACGCGGCGATGATCGAGCATAACGGCGTGGGTTTGGCGGCGATACAGGTCGGCGAGGCGCTTCGCGCTTTTGTCGTCAACGTTCCAAACGAGGAGGGCGAACAGCTTGAAGAGAATCGCTTGGAGTTTATCAACCCCGAAATCGTAAAAGCCGAAGAGGAGATTTTGTGGCGCGAGGGCTGCCTTAGCATTCCGGAATTTACCGAAGAGATAAGCCGCTTCACGAAAATACAACTCAAATATCAAGATCGCGGCGGCAAAGCGTTTATGATAGAAGCCGAAGGGTTGCTGGCGATCGCTTTACAACATGAAATGGATCATCTCGACGGCAAATTATTTGTCGATCGCCTTCCTCTTTTGAAACGCAAGAAATTTGAAAAAGAGTGGAAAAAGACCTTAAAAGTAAATGGTAAAGAGTGA
- a CDS encoding diguanylate cyclase: MLLRKGVNVGANDAAVSAPSVLANANGAGELENFARGVLEDLAKDNLPPLPNYYQLYFEKALDEKPYEFRKAMSDMIEGESSSEDEKRMRMERQLQEGFGIFKEILQNVATLFKNVSNMAQISRRRTQEARAINNPSAVQNLALALNNDLEKLTLALNSQAIVIKNLYAKSAKIIQDVKGETIYDSQYGIFNKRYLTEQIRAEIAQIGKFEHQSTLMLAKLSGKIKERVSSEKQLGLINRTISKLFMKTSRRSDVVAHFGDGCFGILLKHTDEQNASRAALRVAEMTSGSHFFIADQEIKLEICIGVAALSVSQEAETVMVRALDAMNKADAEGKVFEVAPFEESDKTDG, encoded by the coding sequence GTGTTATTAAGGAAAGGGGTCAATGTCGGCGCGAACGACGCCGCCGTTTCCGCGCCCAGCGTCCTCGCTAACGCGAACGGCGCGGGCGAGCTAGAAAATTTCGCGCGCGGAGTTTTGGAAGATCTCGCCAAAGACAACTTGCCGCCGTTGCCAAACTACTATCAACTCTATTTTGAAAAAGCGCTCGACGAAAAGCCCTACGAATTTCGTAAAGCGATGAGCGATATGATCGAGGGCGAAAGCTCCAGCGAAGACGAAAAACGCATGCGTATGGAGCGGCAACTGCAAGAGGGTTTTGGAATCTTCAAGGAGATTTTGCAGAACGTGGCGACGCTGTTTAAGAACGTAAGCAATATGGCGCAGATCAGTAGGCGTAGGACGCAAGAGGCAAGGGCGATCAACAATCCAAGCGCGGTGCAAAATCTCGCGCTCGCGCTGAATAACGATCTGGAAAAACTAACCTTAGCGCTAAATTCGCAGGCGATCGTGATAAAAAATCTCTACGCAAAAAGCGCGAAAATTATTCAGGACGTCAAAGGAGAGACCATATATGACTCGCAATACGGCATTTTCAACAAACGTTATCTTACGGAGCAGATTCGCGCCGAGATCGCGCAAATTGGAAAGTTTGAACATCAAAGCACTCTAATGCTGGCTAAGCTAAGCGGTAAAATCAAAGAGCGAGTTTCGAGCGAAAAACAGCTTGGATTGATCAACCGCACGATCTCCAAGCTCTTTATGAAAACCTCTAGGCGCAGCGACGTTGTGGCGCACTTTGGCGACGGGTGCTTTGGCATACTGCTTAAACATACCGACGAACAGAACGCCTCGCGCGCCGCGCTTCGCGTCGCGGAGATGACGAGCGGCTCGCATTTTTTTATCGCCGATCAGGAGATTAAACTTGAAATATGCATAGGCGTCGCCGCTTTGAGCGTCTCGCAGGAAGCCGAAACGGTGATGGTGCGCGCGCTTGACGCTATGAACAAAGCGGACGCGGAGGGCAAAGTGTTTGAGGTGGCTCCGTTTGAGGAGAGCGATAAAACCGATGGCTAG
- the flgB gene encoding flagellar basal body rod protein FlgB yields the protein MIEINRSNKYIEAALNARATRQDLISSNIANIDTPFYRSKDIHFEDMLADQASSEFNRNLQKKLQLAQTDPKHLQPKSALPEKPVLFYRDGHMARNDGNTVDIDVETSELSKNGVMYNALTSAYQKNRAIFSAVIEASKNLS from the coding sequence GTGATAGAGATTAATCGCTCCAACAAATATATTGAAGCGGCGCTAAACGCCAGAGCGACGCGCCAAGATTTGATCAGCTCCAATATCGCCAATATCGATACGCCTTTTTATCGATCAAAGGACATTCATTTTGAAGACATGCTCGCCGATCAGGCTAGTAGCGAATTTAACCGCAATCTGCAGAAAAAGCTGCAACTAGCGCAAACAGACCCAAAGCATCTCCAGCCCAAGTCCGCTTTGCCCGAAAAGCCCGTCTTGTTCTACCGCGACGGACACATGGCGCGCAACGACGGCAACACGGTCGATATAGACGTAGAGACGAGCGAGTTAAGCAAAAACGGCGTTATGTATAACGCTTTAACAAGCGCGTATCAGAAGAACCGCGCGATCTTTTCAGCGGTTATCGAGGCAAGCAAGAATCTATCGTAA
- the tig gene encoding trigger factor yields MQVFAKKIDGANALITVEFDKEAILKAENLVAAKIAKETKIAGFRQGKIPASIIKSRFKDQLNADVKSRLANQAFEEGLKRLDKPELIGMPIVTNSREKDGALELELKLSLRPVIELGDYNALTPSFKPIEISPDSLRETLEKAADAVVAPEAIQEKRGLKKGDYAQFDFDGFIDGKPIANASAKDYEIKIGSNGFIPGFEERMIGLKAGEERKITVTFPEDYHAKEIAGKEATFDITLKAIKVKKNVELNDEIAKKLLPGVDDANLEKLENAARKTLYDEQKSKLYNEELRPKLIEALLKKYDFDLPEIILEQEIDHLATQKARTLDEQELKRLQTDETALKNLREEFRDEAKERVKTTLLIDAIAKAENISISDREVTQAIYYQAMQSGQNPKETLDYYRKNNLTAVVRMSLTEDRALTTLLDRAAQSEAIGDAPPKKTGKKPSGAKKEKQAEQNITT; encoded by the coding sequence ATGCAAGTTTTCGCCAAAAAGATAGACGGCGCAAACGCTCTTATTACGGTCGAATTTGACAAGGAGGCGATTCTTAAAGCCGAAAACCTAGTTGCGGCGAAGATCGCCAAAGAGACCAAAATAGCGGGATTTAGGCAGGGCAAAATCCCCGCGTCGATCATTAAAAGCCGTTTTAAAGACCAGCTAAATGCCGACGTTAAAAGCAGGCTTGCCAATCAAGCGTTTGAGGAGGGGCTAAAGCGCCTCGACAAACCGGAGCTAATCGGCATGCCGATCGTAACGAATAGCCGCGAAAAAGACGGCGCTTTGGAATTGGAGCTTAAACTATCTTTGCGTCCCGTTATAGAGCTTGGAGATTATAACGCGCTAACGCCTTCGTTTAAGCCGATCGAGATTTCGCCCGATAGCTTGCGCGAAACGCTGGAAAAAGCCGCCGACGCCGTCGTAGCTCCCGAAGCGATCCAAGAAAAACGCGGGCTGAAAAAAGGCGACTACGCTCAATTTGATTTTGACGGCTTTATCGACGGCAAACCTATCGCCAACGCTTCGGCGAAAGATTACGAGATCAAGATCGGCTCAAACGGCTTTATCCCGGGTTTTGAAGAGCGTATGATCGGCTTGAAAGCGGGCGAGGAACGAAAAATCACCGTTACTTTTCCGGAGGATTATCACGCTAAAGAGATCGCCGGCAAAGAGGCTACGTTTGATATAACGCTTAAAGCGATCAAGGTTAAAAAGAACGTCGAGCTTAACGACGAAATAGCCAAAAAACTGCTCCCCGGGGTTGACGACGCGAATCTTGAAAAATTGGAAAACGCCGCCAGAAAGACCCTTTACGACGAGCAAAAAAGCAAACTCTACAACGAGGAGTTGCGCCCTAAGCTGATCGAGGCGTTGCTTAAAAAATACGATTTCGATCTGCCGGAGATCATCTTAGAGCAGGAGATCGATCATCTTGCGACGCAAAAAGCGAGAACGCTTGACGAACAGGAGCTAAAAAGGCTGCAAACGGACGAAACGGCGCTTAAAAATTTGCGAGAGGAGTTTCGCGACGAAGCGAAAGAGCGCGTAAAAACGACGCTGCTTATCGACGCGATCGCCAAAGCGGAGAATATCTCGATTAGCGATCGCGAGGTTACGCAGGCAATCTATTATCAAGCTATGCAATCGGGGCAAAATCCTAAGGAAACGCTAGATTACTATCGCAAAAACAACCTAACGGCGGTAGTGCGAATGTCGCTTACGGAAGATCGCGCGCTAACGACGCTGCTAGATAGAGCCGCGCAAAGCGAAGCGATCGGCGACGCGCCGCCCAAAAAGACGGGCAAGAAGCCAAGCGGCGCGAAAAAAGAGAAGCAAGCCGAGCAAAACATAACGACTTAA
- a CDS encoding sel1 repeat family protein produces the protein MFADDFKDFKQACDSGDAKSCLSLGVLYYFGAGVKQDYVKATELYKKARDGGDASGCSDLGISYEHGEGVKQDYVKAAELYKKACDMGHAYSCTYLGDLYVGGYDAEQDFKKAKEYYKKACDMGHALSCIYFGDLYAEGKGTKQDFKKAKEYYKKTCDLKEQDGCDLYQ, from the coding sequence ATGTTTGCCGATGATTTTAAAGATTTTAAACAAGCCTGCGACAGCGGAGACGCCAAAAGTTGTCTTAGTCTTGGAGTTTTATATTATTTTGGCGCAGGCGTAAAACAGGATTATGTCAAAGCAACCGAACTCTATAAAAAAGCCCGCGACGGGGGAGACGCTTCGGGTTGTTCCGATCTTGGCATTTCATACGAGCATGGCGAAGGCGTAAAGCAGGATTATGTCAAAGCAGCCGAACTCTATAAAAAAGCCTGCGACATGGGACATGCCTACAGTTGTACATATCTTGGCGATTTGTATGTTGGCGGCTACGACGCAGAGCAGGATTTCAAAAAAGCAAAAGAGTATTATAAAAAAGCCTGCGACATGGGACATGCCCTCAGTTGTATATATTTTGGCGATTTGTATGCCGAAGGCAAAGGCACAAAGCAGGATTTCAAAAAAGCAAAAGAGTATTATAAAAAAACCTGCGATTTAAAAGAACAAGATGGCTGCGATTTGTATCAATAA